CCGGCGATGATGAACGACCCGCACACCGGGCTGCCCTGCAGATGGCGCGCCTGCTGCTTGACGGAGCCAGCGACGCCTTGGCGAAATAGCCCCCTCCCCGGCACGTTTATCCACGTCGTTTTACCTATCCAATGTCTCTGGCTGAAAAACTGTCCAGTCTGCCCACCGGTCCGGGCTGCTACCTGCACAAGGACGCCCACGGGACGGTCATTTACGTCGGCAAGGCCAAAAACCTGCGCCACCGCGTGCGCAGCTACTTTCAATCCAGCCGCCACCACGATCCCAAAACCCAGGCCCTTGTGGCGCACATTGCCGATGTCGAGTTCATCGTCACCGATACGGAAGTCGAGGCGCTGGTGCTCGAAAGCAACCTCATCAAGCAGTACAAGCCGCGCTACAACGTCCTGCTCAAGGATGACAAGCAGTATCCGCACCTCAAGCTGACGCTCAACGAACCGTTCCCACGGGTCATCAAGACGCGGCGCGTACTCAACGACGGCGCGCTGTACCACGGGCCCTACCTGCCGGCTTCACTGGCGCACCAGACGCTCCGGCTCGTCAACCAGATGTTTCAGCTCCGCACCTGCGACATCGAGATTGACGGCAAGCGCGACCGCCCCTGCCTCGAATACCACATCAAACGCTGCCTCGGCCCCTGCGTCCGGGAGTTGTGCGGCCCGGCGGAATATGCGGAAGCCGTCCGGGACGTGAAGCTGTTTTTCGAGGGCAAAAACAAGCAACTCGTCGCTGAGTTGCAGGCCCGGATGGAACGGGCGGCCGAAGAACTGCGCTTCGAGCAGGCCGCCCGCTACCGCGATCAGCTTCGCCTCATCGAGCGGCTCGGTGAAACCCAGAAAATGATGCTCAAGGACGCTGCCGACGTGGACATTTTCGGCTACCACCGCGACGGCGCGCGGCTGGCTCTCCAGCTTTTCACCATGCGCGAGGGCCGCATCATCGGACGGCGCGAGTTTTTCTGGGAAGACCTCCCGCCCGGCGACGACTTCGACCCGGCCGCCTTTCTGGGCGAGGCGCTGACCCAATACTACGCCCTGGGCAACTACGTGCCCCACGAAGTCCATGCCCCGCACGACTTTGCTGACCGGGACGTACTGGAAGCCTTCCTGTCGGCGCGGCGCAGCGCCAAAGTGCGCATCCTGACGCCCCAGCGCGGGCAGAAGCGCGAACTCATCGAACTCGTCGAGCGCAATGCGCGCGTGGCTTTCGACCAGCGTTTTCGGACGCTCAAACCCGACATGGCCGATGTCCTCGACGAACTGACCGACCTGCTGGCGCTGCCCCACTTCCCGGCGCGCATCGAGTGTTTCGACATTTCCCACATCCAGGGCGCGGAGGCCGTCGCCTCCCTGGTCGTGTTTGAAAACGGGCAGCCGGCCAAGGATGAGTACCGGAAGTTTCGGATCAAAACGGCCACCGGCGGCGACGATTTTGCCGCCATGCGCGAGGTCGTCGGACGGCGCTACGCCCGGCTGCTGCGGGAAGAAAAACACCTGCCCGATCTGGTCATTGTGGATGGCGGCAAGGGACAGCTCAGCGCGGCAGCGCAGGCGCTGCGGGAACTCGACCTGGAGGCCCTGCCGCTGGCCTCGATTGCCAAACGCGAGGAACTCATCTTCGTCAAAGGTCGGGAATCCGACCCGCTCCGGCTGGAGCGCCATTCCCCCCTGCTGCATCTCATCCAGGCCATCCGGGATGAAGCCCACCGCTTCGCCGTCACCTTCCACCGCCAGCGCCGCACACTGCGGGATTTCGATTCCGAACTGCTGGCCATTCCCGGCATCGGGCCGAAGCTCAAGAACCGCCTGCTGCGCAACCTTGGCAGTCTGGAAAACATCCGGCGCGCCAGCATCGCCGAACTGACCCCGTTCGTTGGTGTGCAGCGCGCCCGCGCCATCTGGCAGCACTTTCACCCGGAGACCCCGGCCGCCGACGCCTGATACCCTCCAAAGCAGGTCAGAACCGCTTGGTCACGCGCACGTCGAAGCCGAAGTTGCCGCGCTGGTCGCGGATGCCGATGATGGACACGTTGTTGCGCAGACGGTACTCGATGAGGATGATCTGCTCTTCGGCCGTGGCCAGGTTCGTCGAAAAGGTCACGCTCAGGTCCTTCGTAATGCGGCGTCCGACGGTCAGCCGCGCCGTGGGGTCGCCGCCGCGCCCCACCAGCAACGGGTCAATCTGAAACCGGTTGATGCCAAACAGCCGTCCGGTCTGCTCCTCGATGCGTTCCGTCAGGAGTTCGGAAAGCAGGGTCGTGGCGGCGCTCACGTTGGCCTGCTGGGCCGCCGTGGTCGTGTTGGCAATTTCCGGCGGCGGCAGGGTTCCGGTGGCCAGCAGGGACAGAATGCTCGACTGCGGCAGGTTTGGCTCCGAGCGCAGAATCGGATTGAAGTTGTCGGCCGTTCCCGTCAGACCGACAATGATCCGGTAGCCCTGAATCGTCGCCTCGGCCTGGATGTCATAGAACGTCGTGCCGGCCGGCCCTTCGGGAATCACGACCACGCCGCGCGTCACCTCGAAGCGGTCGTTGCGAAATTCAAGCTGCCCGCGCGTGATCAGGACGCGGCCGGAAACATCCGGGTCATCTATCGAACCGCTCAGCCGCAACGACGCCGCGCCCACCACATCGGCAATGTTGTTCCGAATGAACAGTGTGTCCGGCGCTTCCACCCGGACATCGAGCGTCGTGAACGTCGCGCGCCGGGCGCGGGTCTGAAGGGAGCTGCCCACGCCGCCCAGGCCGATGAACTGCGTCCGTACGAGCGTGGCCAGATCGGTATTCGTCGTGTACTCGGCGCGTTTGATGCGCACCACGCCGCTCAGCACCTGAAGCGACCGGTTGCCCTGCAGCACCAGATCGCCATCGGCCAGCGAACGGATGTCACGCGGATACTTCACGCGCACGTTCTCGGCGCGCAGTCCGAACCGCCACCGGACATCGCTGAGGCGCTCGAAGATGGCCCCGCCGGTCACTTCGACCTTTCCGCCGCCGGCGTCGGCCGTCAGCGTCTCGATCTGCGCCCGGTTGGCATTGAACAGAATGCGTCCGCCGCCGTTTTCGAGTGCCAGCGGCACATCGGTAATCCGCAGCCCAAAGTCATCAATGTCGGTGTAGCCGGTCAGGCGCGGATTGAGGAGGCTGCCACCCAGGGTGGCCTTAATGGTCAGCTCGCCCCGCGAGGTGATGCGTTTCGAGAAGCCGCGCAGTAGCTTCAGGTCAACTTTTCCTTCGGCCGTGACGGTATCGCGGCCGCCGGTCAGCCCCAGTTTCCCGGCCAGCGCCAGTGAAGTCGTTTCGCCGCGCTCATCCCGGAGACGAAAGTTCCGAAACTCCAGCGCCCGGTCGCTGACGGAAAACTGAAGAGGGCCGTCGTTGACAATGACGTAGTTATCCTGCACCGCGCCAAGTTCGCCCAGCGGCACGACGAGCCGCAGCGCCGAAAAATCTCCGGTCAGGGCCAGCTTGCCGGTGGTGAAACCGCCTTCGTCGGTGACCGGGTCCACGGCATAGAGCGGTCCCGCAAGGCGCAGGCGGCCGGTGATCTCGCCGTTCAGATTCTGCGGCCCGACATCGAAAATGGACAGCACCGGAGCCAGCGGCGTCTGGTTGAAATCAAATTGGCTTTCGACCAGCAGGGCCAGTTCGCCGTCCGGGTCGAGGTACGTCACGGTCGCGTCCGCACGATAGGCAAAATCGCGGTACTGCGCCGTCAACGTCAGCCGGGCTTTTTCCCCATCAGGATCACTGGCTGCGCTGAGCCGGACATCCCGGAACGTATCATTGCCAATGGTCAGCGTCTCACTCGTCGCCTTGAAGGCGAAATCCAGATGATTCGACAGCACCTGGCTCACGGTGGAACGCGAGCTGACATCGAACCGGATGACACCCGCCAGCGGCAGATCGGTTCGCCCGAAGGTCTGTGCCACGGCGGCGGCATCAAGGCCGTTGGATTGCAGCGCCACGTCGTAAGCGCCGGCCGACGGCTGGTAACGTCCCTGACCGCTGATGACACCGGCCGGGAAGCGGGCCACGAGGCCCTCCAGCACCCACTCGTCATCCCGAAAGGAAACCCGTGCTTCTCCACGGCGCAGTTCACCCAGCGGCGTTTTGGTCGTCGTCAGCGCCAGTGTTCCGTCGCCCCGTATCTGCTCGGCCGCTTTGAGCCAGTCACGTGACCCAAGACCGCCCGTGAGCGCTGCCAGGTTGGGCAGTCCGGTCAGGTTGAATTCACCGTCGGCGCGTCCGCCCAGGTCGGTCAGGCGGTCACCAAGGGCGTTCGTCGCCGGAATGGTTTGCAGGATAGCGCCGAGGGAAGCCAGTTTGAGTTCGTATGCCTTAAGGTTGACCTGAGTTGGCTGGCTTTCCGTCCAACTGCCATTGAAACCGGCGACGATACAGCCGCCGTCCGGCTGGACGAGCGAAGCCTCGGTCAGGGTCACGGTCGTCGGCGACGCCTCGAACTTTACAGCCGCCCGGCCGATGCGTTGGTCGTTGACGTAAATTCCGCCCACGCTCGCTGTTCCGGTCAACGTCGGGGCTTTCAGGGAACCGGCGATGGTTCCGGTGACATCCCCGGCCCCGCGCAGCTCCAGCCGGGCGTCTTCGGTTTGGGTCGTCAGTGCAGGAATGTTGAAGCCAAGCCACTTGGCCAGCGTTTGTGCCTGGGCCAGTTCCGGGGTGTGGTAGTCGAGCGTGGCATTCACCTCCCGCGCCCGCCAGCCATAACGGCCGGAGACCGTCAGGACGCCTTCCCCGACACGGGCCACCAGGGATTCCACCTCGACGACGCCCGGCGTCAGGCCGGCGCGGACTTCGGCGGTCAGCGGCAGCGGGGCCGTTTCCGGGCTGCCTTCGGGCGGCACGGCCTCGCCAGTCAGTGTGGCCTGGACGCGCCCGCTGGCCCGCAGTGCCTCCAAGCCGGGCCAGGCGGCTTCCAGTTGCACGTTGCCGCGTCCGGTCAGGACGCGCGCCGGCAGGGGGGTCAAGCGGGCCACCTGCCCGACATCGAAGCCCGTGAGGTTGAACCTGGCCTGTGACCGCTCGCGGGTTTCGGCCGGATAGGCCAGGCGCATCTGTCCCTGCAACCGGCCGCCCATGACCCGTGCCGTGGCCCCGGTGATGTCCACGGCCGTTGGAGAGACGGCGACGTGCGCAGACAGGCTATCCAGCGCATAGCCGGCGAAAGTGACCCGCCCGGCTTTGACATCGCCTTCGGCGCGGTTTGGAAAACGTCCGAAGGGTGTGTCGAGCACGTACTGGGCTGTCAGCCCGGAGACCGTCACCCCGGCCAGGCGTCCGGTCAGCGGTTCGAGGTTGCCTTCCAGGGCAATTTGTTCAGCGTCGCCGGCCACGCGGACGGGCATCTGCACCCGTCCCGTCAGAGGCAGTCCAGCGAGCAATGTCTGGCTGGTGGCGGCAAGATCGAGCGTCACATAGGCATTGCCTTCGTAGCGCGGTACGTTATCGGGCCAGCGCACGCGGCCGGCTGCCGTCACTTCGCCGAGCGGCGTTGTGAGCAACAGTGTGTCAATCTCGGCGGCCTCTTTTGTGACCGTTCCCGTCAGGCGCAGCCGCGCTTCGTTGAGCGTCCGCCGGCGGCCGTCGCCGGCTGTCACTGTGACCGTTGCTGCATCGAAGCCGGTTTCCACGCGCAGGGTGCGTTTGTCGAGTGTGCGCCCAAACAGCGCAAAGTGGTCAATCTGCCCATCCACGCCATAGGTCGCAGCGGCAACCTGCACCG
This window of the Chloracidobacterium sp. N genome carries:
- the uvrC gene encoding excinuclease ABC subunit UvrC, translated to MSLAEKLSSLPTGPGCYLHKDAHGTVIYVGKAKNLRHRVRSYFQSSRHHDPKTQALVAHIADVEFIVTDTEVEALVLESNLIKQYKPRYNVLLKDDKQYPHLKLTLNEPFPRVIKTRRVLNDGALYHGPYLPASLAHQTLRLVNQMFQLRTCDIEIDGKRDRPCLEYHIKRCLGPCVRELCGPAEYAEAVRDVKLFFEGKNKQLVAELQARMERAAEELRFEQAARYRDQLRLIERLGETQKMMLKDAADVDIFGYHRDGARLALQLFTMREGRIIGRREFFWEDLPPGDDFDPAAFLGEALTQYYALGNYVPHEVHAPHDFADRDVLEAFLSARRSAKVRILTPQRGQKRELIELVERNARVAFDQRFRTLKPDMADVLDELTDLLALPHFPARIECFDISHIQGAEAVASLVVFENGQPAKDEYRKFRIKTATGGDDFAAMREVVGRRYARLLREEKHLPDLVIVDGGKGQLSAAAQALRELDLEALPLASIAKREELIFVKGRESDPLRLERHSPLLHLIQAIRDEAHRFAVTFHRQRRTLRDFDSELLAIPGIGPKLKNRLLRNLGSLENIRRASIAELTPFVGVQRARAIWQHFHPETPAADA
- a CDS encoding translocation/assembly module TamB domain-containing protein, producing MAVTRGQRWRMAFLALALVVTGLLSAGVVWVVQGGLDDFVRRKLIAELERQTDVRAEIDDLRVHLFSTSAEAGRIACFLPGDAQPFFTADRLTAEINVESLWRQAFSLRHLTLDRPALNLTFDDRGINLARIRLPERRRTLPAEADEPLVDEVLEGSRIVIRDGTVQVAAATYGVDGQIDHFALFGRTLDKRTLRVETGFDAATVTVTAGDGRRRTLNEARLRLTGTVTKEAAEIDTLLLTTPLGEVTAAGRVRWPDNVPRYEGNAYVTLDLAATSQTLLAGLPLTGRVQMPVRVAGDAEQIALEGNLEPLTGRLAGVTVSGLTAQYVLDTPFGRFPNRAEGDVKAGRVTFAGYALDSLSAHVAVSPTAVDITGATARVMGGRLQGQMRLAYPAETRERSQARFNLTGFDVGQVARLTPLPARVLTGRGNVQLEAAWPGLEALRASGRVQATLTGEAVPPEGSPETAPLPLTAEVRAGLTPGVVEVESLVARVGEGVLTVSGRYGWRAREVNATLDYHTPELAQAQTLAKWLGFNIPALTTQTEDARLELRGAGDVTGTIAGSLKAPTLTGTASVGGIYVNDQRIGRAAVKFEASPTTVTLTEASLVQPDGGCIVAGFNGSWTESQPTQVNLKAYELKLASLGAILQTIPATNALGDRLTDLGGRADGEFNLTGLPNLAALTGGLGSRDWLKAAEQIRGDGTLALTTTKTPLGELRRGEARVSFRDDEWVLEGLVARFPAGVISGQGRYQPSAGAYDVALQSNGLDAAAVAQTFGRTDLPLAGVIRFDVSSRSTVSQVLSNHLDFAFKATSETLTIGNDTFRDVRLSAASDPDGEKARLTLTAQYRDFAYRADATVTYLDPDGELALLVESQFDFNQTPLAPVLSIFDVGPQNLNGEITGRLRLAGPLYAVDPVTDEGGFTTGKLALTGDFSALRLVVPLGELGAVQDNYVIVNDGPLQFSVSDRALEFRNFRLRDERGETTSLALAGKLGLTGGRDTVTAEGKVDLKLLRGFSKRITSRGELTIKATLGGSLLNPRLTGYTDIDDFGLRITDVPLALENGGGRILFNANRAQIETLTADAGGGKVEVTGGAIFERLSDVRWRFGLRAENVRVKYPRDIRSLADGDLVLQGNRSLQVLSGVVRIKRAEYTTNTDLATLVRTQFIGLGGVGSSLQTRARRATFTTLDVRVEAPDTLFIRNNIADVVGAASLRLSGSIDDPDVSGRVLITRGQLEFRNDRFEVTRGVVVIPEGPAGTTFYDIQAEATIQGYRIIVGLTGTADNFNPILRSEPNLPQSSILSLLATGTLPPPEIANTTTAAQQANVSAATTLLSELLTERIEEQTGRLFGINRFQIDPLLVGRGGDPTARLTVGRRITKDLSVTFSTNLATAEEQIILIEYRLRNNVSIIGIRDQRGNFGFDVRVTKRF